GTTGAGCGAGCCTGCCTATTTGCATGTGAATTGAATCCCCCAGATTCGATCGGTGCCGATCTGCGGTCCCCAGGCGCGATCGGCTGCCCGGCTGACCTTGGGGACGTCGCCCTCTTTGAGGATTTGTATGCCAGACGGACATTTCTCTTGCATGATGCGAAGCGCCTCTCGCCGTCCATCCGAGGAGAGGACATCGGCTTCCGATTGGACGGAGAAGGTCACCAGCCCTCCAGTTGGCGTCTCGCGTTGGAGCGCGGCCTCGTATCCGCAACCGGCCACACCGATCAGGCACATGGCGGCGGCAGGCATTCGCCATGGGCTGATCGAACGGTGTGGTGCGTTTCGTGATGCGACGATTTCAACACCTGCTAGGGGGTGGTGGCGCACACCGTTTCTTCTTCCAGCGTTTCATATCCGGCGCCGTACGAGGGAAAATCGGCAATGTCGCGGCCGCCGGTCTTCCAGAAATGCAGACAGGTTGCGGCGACCGTGGGAAGGCTCCGTGGGAGGTCGTCAACACTGATGACCATCGGCGCGTGGGTCGTGCCGATGACCATGATGCGATTGCCCGGCTGGAGAAAGGTCGAATCGACTTTTCCCTGATAGGTAACCGCAAACTCGCCGCTTCTTTTCCCGGTATCCTTGGGGCCATAGGCGGGATGTTCGACGATGGGCAGTTGCGCAACGACGACAGTCACCTTCTCGCCCTTTGTCTCGGCATTCACAATCCGCCCGCCCAGTTGAATCTTTTTCGCTTCGGCTTGGTTCGGCACCATGCGCCACCGGGCAAAGTCGAAGTTCGGATCCACCCCCTTCACGATGTCAGGGGGAAATATGGCCGTCGGTGCGCAGGCGCTGAGAGTCAAGCCGGCGAGTAGTAGCGTGCTCAAGGTGACGAATTTCATATCTCCTCCTTACTCCGAGCCATGAGACAATGCAATGCTAAAAATCAGGTGCGCGCGCATTTCCAGTGAGTGCATTACATAAAGCGAACTTGGAACTGGACAAAGAAGGCATTTTGCGCAAACGGATCAGACTTGGAGTCGTAGGCCGGTGTGTTCGGTCCGGTTCCCAAGCCTGAGTGGTGCCGGAACTCGTAGTTGAATTGGATCTTGGACTGCACCTTGGGTGGAAAGTTCTCGAAGTAGTAGGTGAGTCCGACGATCGATCGCGTATAGATGTCGTTGGACATCCAGGTGTTGGGGTCGAATTGTTCATACATGAAGGTCGGTTCAAAGTTTTCCAGCGGCCCGCTGGTGATGAGATACTTGGTGAGCACATACCAGGTGCGCCGGTGCATGCCTGGTGCGCCGGACCCGCCGCAAATGCTCTGTGTCAGGCAGGATCCGTTGGCGCCCACACCAACAGTTGTAGCGTTGGCTCCGTCGTGTCCCTGCCAATATTCTCCCTGCACCACAAACCCCGGGAGTATTTTCGATGTGTAGCGGAAGTCCACACCGTACCGGTCGAAGGCGCCTTTCCCGCGGCCGTTGATCAGGGTGCCGGCATTGTTGGATTCGCCTTGTATGGTCGTGAAACTCACAAAGGAAACATCGTTGCCGAATAATCGCACCCGGCTGTAAAAGGCTTTGGGCTGATTGCCGCCGCCGATCCCTGATGTGGTGCTCACAAGGGAATTGGCCTGGAAGTTGTTGTTGTTCATCACGCCGACGACATATTCGAGGCGATTGGCGATTTTCCCCCGCACGTCAGCGAAATAGTCGCGTTCTTGCAAGAAGTCGATCGCGCCGCCTGTGCCGTTCTTGTTGTGCTTTTCTTGAGTGGATCCAAATGCACCACCTCCGACTGATGTGAGGTAGGGGGAGCTGATGATATCCCGCAACCCTCCTGAGGTTTCCGTGAAGATACCGAAGGGCATCCGGAAGATGCCGAGCCGGATCATATTGAGGTTGGGCGCCCAGGATTGGACTGGCCGGATGTCCACGTAGGTTTCTCGAAAGAAGGTTGCAGAAGTTGGTGTTCCAGCCCCGGTTGCGGTATTTGGAGTGTCCTTTGTCAAGTTAATGCTCTGGAACTCCATCAAGATATGCCAGCGTGGAATCGTTTCACTGATTTTGCCCCAAAACAGCATTTCTGACCGGCGAATCGAGAAACTGTCCTGGCTCTTGCCTTCCGGCACTTTGGCATCGACATGGCCATAGAGGAACTGTAGGGCGTTGAGGCCAAAATTGACTTTGTCCCGAAGAAGCGGCAGCAGTTCGGTTTTCGATTTCCATTCTTCCACCGAATCGAGCCGTCTGGTCTGATCGGCCACTTTGTATTCTTGCTCGGCGCGGATCTGAATCCACTCATCCATCGTGATCGTGCCCTTTTGGAGGAGCAGATCCTCGACCGAGATGCCGCCCGGCGGGAGTTCTCTAGCGGCTGGAGCCTGTACCGTTACGTCTTGCGCCGGGGACTGAACGGGGCGTGGGTCTTCGGCATAGGCGGCCGACAGTCCTCCCGTGATCAGGGCCAGGGCCGCGATCTGGGCGATACCGGCCATTCTACGAAGTCCTCTCATCTCGATCTCCTTCTGTTGCTGTAAGAACGTCATATGCGGATTCGATGTGGGTCCGTCCCATCGACCTACTGAACCGCCGATTTTGCTGAAGTGAGCCCTAATGCCACGGCGCTCTTGGCCGCTTGCACGGGAGGCAAGGGGAAGAAGCCGGCTTTCATGACGGCCTCTTGTCCCTCCTGGCTCATGATGAAGGTCAGGAATTCCTGCGCGGCAGCCGGGAGTGGCGTTTTCGGGTCTTTATCGATGTAGAGGTACAGCACTCGCCGCAGGGGATAGGTCTGATCCGCCACGGTCGAAGCCGAGGGCGTGACAAACGGCATGCCGGCTGCTTCCGCGAGCGGAACGAGCCGCACGCTGGAGGCTTGGAGCCCGAGTCCGCTATAGCCAATTCCCAATTGATCGCGGCTCAGGTCCAGAATCACGGACGCCGCGCCCGGATCTTCGTGCAGGCCTGGCATGAATTCGCCGCCGGCCAGGCAATGTTCCTGGAAGAAGGCTCTGGTCCCAGATTTCCGGTCGCGCCCATAGAGCTGGATCGGCGCCTTCTCCCATCCTTCGGTCAATCCGAGCTGTCCCCATTGGGTAAGTGCCGATTTGTAGCCACGATTGCGGGTCGTCGAGAACATGGCATCCACCTGATCGAGCGTGAGACCAGGCAGCGGATTGTCCTTGTGCACGTAGAGCGCGACTGCGTCGACCGCAACCGGAACCGCTGTCGGTTCATAGCCATGCTGGGCCACAAACTCTTTGACTTCGGCATCGAACAGTTCCCGCGAGGTGGTCATGAGGGTGAAGTATTTGGCCCGTTCTTCCTGCAGCATGACTTTGCCGGTCTTGCTGAGGGGCGGCTGGAGAAAGTCGGCGACCGCCTTGGTCGATCCGCCACCTTTCACCTCGATCCCTACCTTTGGCTGCCGCCGCTGAAATTCCAGGCTGAGACGATTCAGCAGGGGATACATGGTTTCCGATCCTTGCACTTTGAGACTGCCGGAGACTTGCGCGGAAGGATTGTAATGGGACAACGAGGCGTCGGCGCCGACTGCCGACAACGGTCCCGCGATTTCAGCCCTGGCTTCGGTTGTCCAGCAGGCTAGCGCCAGCACTGCTGACAGGCCCAGCACCATGGCCGATTGTGTCCGCACTGTGTGGTAAGAGTGTGCTCGCATCCCCATATCCTCCCTGTGTACATGGTTGACGATTATCACGAGACGGACTCTACCGGCGGCGGGTTGCAGGAGCGTAACCTCAATGTTACAGGGATGTTAAATATGCGTTTGAAACGAAGTAATCGGGAAGCGTGAAGGTTTTTCAGGTGGCTAGAATACTCTTAAATACAACACCGTGCTCTCGCCTCTGCTGGGGTCGCGATGCAGGACGGCCCAGGCCGTTTTGGTCACGTCGTTGACCGTGACCGAGAGACGGCTGGAGAAGAAGTCGCTCTTCACGTCGTATCCGCTCTGCGAGGCGCGCAACTTTGCGCCGATTTCCTGAAAGCTGCCGATGCGATCCAGATCTTCCTTCTTCTTATAGGGGCGGCCTTGTACGATTTCTGCCGCTATCGCCTGGGAGATCGCGGGGTCGAGCGATTGGATCACGATCGGGTCGGCCGTGTTGAGGTTGACCAAGCCGTTGCCCTCCTGAGGGAACACGGTGGCATAGCGCGCGAGCCGGTCGATCATGTCTTGCGTGAAGCCTTTGACGAGGCGGAGATCATTGAGGCTGGCAAGGGGCGCGTTGGCTGCGCGGTAGGGCGGCCGCTGCGATTGATAATACAGGCTTTCCGCTCCGGTCGGTTCGGCATTCTCATCTTGATCGACCCAATCGACCAGGGCATCGACGAGATCCGTATTGAGCTGCATCAGTTCGAACAGCCGCTTGAATCGCTGGATTTTGGCCTTGCGTTGCAGTTCGTCACCGGCGTTGGCGGCTAAATCGTTGAGGTTGAGCTTGCCCCGTTCGTCCTCGATTTGGGCGCTCAACAACCCGTCCCCGATGGCGTAATTTGTGATCGGCATGGCCCAGAGGTCGGTGGGCGCATCGTAGGCCTCGCCGGCCATTTTGTCTTTGAGGAAATCCTGTTGCAAGACGGCGCGGGCCGCTTGCACCGCCGCCCGTGTGAGGGTTCTGGCTTTGAAGGTATCTCGGAATGCCGCGGCATCGCGATATTCCCGGCGGGCTTCCGCGTCGAATTCAAGAATGAGCGCGGTCAGCAGGGTGAGGATCAGGAGGGCTAGCAGGAGGGCGACGCCCCGTTCGTCTTTTGGCCGCAGCACTGTGTGTGTGGAGCGTTGCATTGGGAGCCGTCAGACCGGTCGATCGTTATCCTTTCACAAAGCTGAGCACGCGAATCGTCGCATCCAGATTCATGGGGTTGTCAAACTTGGGCCGCACTTGGAAATGCCGCACGTGAAGGTCGTACGGAGCCTGCTCGATCTCCCGGAGCAAGGCCAGCAGCTCTGGCAATTGGACCCCTTCGAGGCGCAAGTCCACCGCCGTTTCCTGATAGCCTTGCGGCAGGGTTTGCTGTTGCGGCTGCATGCCGGCAATGCGGTCGCGGATATGCGCCGTCGTCGCGGCGTCTTCCATGAAGGCCAGGAGGGAAAATCCGCTGTCGGCTGCCGGCATACGGCTTTCAGCTTTAGTGAGACGCGCCTGTTTCGCGGCGTAATCCTGCGCGAGCAGAGCCAATTCACCGCTCTCTTTGTGTTTTTTCGCGGCTTGCCGGTCCAAACGGTCCAGTGTGGAGAGGAGGGGATCGATGGCCAGCACGAACAGCAGACTGGCGGCGGTGACGGCGCCCCCGATCATGAGCAGGGTCCGCTCGCGCGTGGCCAGTTGCTTCCAGCGTTCGCGCAATTGCGGCGTCATGGCTGCACCGCCGTGGCTGTCATGCGGAAGACGATCTGGTTCGGCGAGGCTCCGACCCGGGTCTCGCTGACGGCCACCTCTTTGAATTGGCTGCCGGATGAAAAGGTTTGTTTGATTTTTTCCACGGCTTCAAATGAGGTGGTTTCGCCCTCCAGGAGTACGAGCCCCCCATCGATGGTCAATTCCCGCACTTTGACCGCGATGCCGGCCGGCAACTGTTTTATAAATGTGGCCATCGTCGCCAACAGCTGTCCCTGCGAACTATCGATGGCGGAGAGCGACTTTTCAACGGAGGCAATGCGGAAGCGCGCTTGATCCAATTCTTCGCCGGGCGCCGCGCCTGGCCCAAAGCCCTGTTCGTACTGTTTCTGCAAGGCCTGCTTTAATTGCGCCACGCGCTGTTCTTTGAGGGTCAGGTGGACGACGCCGTCGGCAAGGGCCAGGGCTCCCAGCAGGACGGCACCCAATATGGCCAGCCGGCGGTCCTGGGCCGACGTGGCTGTTTGAGGCGCCGCCGCGTCGGATACCGCCTTCAGATCGAGCGCCAGCCCGGCGGGGGTTGGCTTGAAGCGCCAGCGAGGCCGGACGATTTTGGGGTGAATGGCCAGCCCGAAGGCGATGGAGAACGCGCGTGGGCTGGCGGCGCCAAATCCTTGCCTGGGGCCGACGGGATAGAGCCCCAGATGCTGCGCAAGGTATCCGCCGATTTCTTTGAGCTTGGCGCCGCCGCCCGATACCCAGCAATGGGACAGCCGTCCGCGTTCGGTGCCTTCATAGGCTTGCAGTGTGACGCGTAATTCTTTGAGAAGCGGTTCGAGCCAGGCCTCGACTTGCTGCACCGCCAAGGTGCGCTTGCGCCGCTCGGCGTCGGCAAAGCTGCAGGCATATCGTGCCGCGAGCGCGTGGGTGAGGTGATTGCCGCCCCAGAGAATGGTCCGCAAGACGACCGGGCGTCCTTCGTGGATCAGGCAGAGGGTGGTCTTGGACGCTCCGACATCGATGATAGCCAGATCCTGCGGCACCAAGCCTCCTTGTTGGCGCAGGTATTGTGTGACGGAAAACAGCGCCATGGCATCGACGTTGATGGCGTCCGGCTCCAGGTCGGCTTCGGCGAGAAAACGCAGATGTTCGGAGATTTTATTCTTTGGCGCCGCCGTCACAAGAACGTCGGATCCTTTTGTCAGACGGAGATCGCCTGCCGCGTCCATGCCTGGTGGCAAGAGGAGACTTCCGATGGTCAAGTCCTCCAGGGCCATTGGAACAAGATTTTCCACCTCGAAGGGCACGACTTGCGACAGTTTATTGGCGTCTTTGAACGGAAACGACAAGGTCCGCACGAACAGATCCTGGCAGGGGATCGCCGTTACCAGCCGATCCGTGGCATAGAGGCCGTTCTGCCAGAGAAATCCGCGCAGCGACTGCACCCGGCGAGCCGGTTCAAGATCTTCCGGCCTGGCAAACGGCATGGGATGATGGAAATAGTCGATGGTTTCTCGCCCGCTCAGCCGGCGGCGGAAACGCACCGCCTTCAGGCCGGTTTGGCCGATATCCAATCCCACACATTCCGTCGCAATGCCCATTGTCGCTCCGATTCTACGTGCGTACCTTTGCCTACTCTACAATGCCAGCCTGGCTTGTGCCAATGTTCCCCGCACTTTAAACGTAAACGGCGTTCCCGGGGGAAGGGGTGGAATGCCGAGAGGGCCTGCCTTGGCTGCAAATCCAGGCCCTGGCACGATGGTCAGCGACAAGGCCAGCTGACTCTGCCGGATCGGCAGCTGGATCGTGATCGTGCCCTCCCCGGACAAGGATCCATCGAGGCCCTCGCCTTTGAGTTCCGTCACGGTGCAGAGTTGCTCCCGGCAGGCGAGCCCAATCGATACGGCATTGAGGGCCAGGGAAAAGGTGCGGCCGTATCCCATCGGAATCTGATCGAGCAGGAGGTCGGTGGCCTCTATTTTCCAGGTGCCTTCCCCAAACGAGGATGACGAAGGCGTCGGCAGGTTCTCCAGCCGATGTTTGAATTCGCCGGAGAGGGTTCCGCGGCTGATATAGGGCTGAGCCAGCTTGGCCAAATCCACCTGCTTCATTTTTCCGCTCATCTCCAATGGGCCGGTGAAGGCCCAGGAGGATGCGGTGACCGTCGATGTCATGGTCCCTTGCGCGGGCGAGTGCGGTGCGATCTGCGCGGCGAGATCAAGCATGAGGCCGCCGGTCAGGGCTTTGAGCACGCTCACTTGCGCGCGCACGGTTCCCATCTGAATGGGCGGCCACTCGGGTTTTGAGACCGTGATCTGGCGCCACTCCAAGGCCAAGGGAAATCCGATCGACCACTGTGCGGCCTGCACGTCGACACCGGTGGCCCGGCGCAATTCTCCGATGAGCCGGGTTTGCAGCGCGCTGTAGGGGAAGGTGAGTCCGAGACAGAGCACAAACGTTACCAGCCCTCCGCCGATCCAGAGCAAGGGTTCTTTCCAGGCCGCAAGATTCTTTCCCGGCCAGACCATCATGAGACACCCACGGTGATCCATTCACGGATCATGTAGGGTTCGGCTCCTGTTCCTGGTTCCTGGAATGTCACTTCCACGAGGATGGCCGCCGGCATCGGACCGGCCGCCGGCCATTCATCGGTCCAGGTGCGGCTTTGTCCGCTGTAGTACCGGATGTTGAATCCGGCGACATTGTTGGCCAGGTCCACCTGTTCGAGCGATTCCTCGGTCAGGCCATAGAGATTGCGCCGGACAAACCGGATGAGCCGGTCCCCTTCTCTGGTATAGATCACGCGCAGCCGGTCGGTTTCTTGTCCCGCCTGGATTCCGAGTCCGTCGCTGAGCGTCACGAAGGCCAGGGTATCGGCCGGCTGGCCATTGTGTGTTCCGTTCATACCAGACCAGGGATAGGTGGTTTCCTGCACGCCGATCGAGAGTTCTTCCGCCATCAGACGGAGGATTCGCCGGATCGATTGTTCCTTGGTTGCGGCGGCGCGTCCGGCATCGACGACTTGTGTCGTGGTGACCAACGATCCAAACACGATCGCCCCGATCGTCGCCAAGAGCGCGACGGCCAGTAGCGCCTCGATCAGCGTGAACCCGGCGTCATCTTTAAAACGTAAGGCCGGCAAAGACATAGGTGCTCACTTCAAGGGTTTCTTCATTCTGGCCGCGGGGCCAGGTAATTTGAATGCGCACTTCCCGAATCAGTTCCAGGGGCGTTGGCATAATGCTCCGTTTCCATCGATACCCGCTTGCCCGATTCGCCAGTTCAGCGGTTGCGGGCACTCCGGGCGGCGGGGCCTGAAAATCGCCGGTGGTTTCACCGATGGGGAAGGCGTGGGAGAGTTCCGTTTCCAGCAGCTTTTCCTGGGCCAGGAGGGTGGCCGCCGTGAGTTCCGCCGAACGGGCCTGCAAATCGAGATCGAAATTTCTAAGCCCCAGCAAGACCGGCAAGGCAATGGCCAGAATGGCCATGGCCAGCAACACCTCCAGGAGGCTGAACCCGCGGTCGTCTTTCGGATCTCGTGAGGCCATTTTCAATTCCATACCGTCATGGGGTCAGGGCCTGGCCGTTCCTAATCGTCCTCCGGCGGCAACCGTGGTGGCCGGCGTGAGGAGGGCTTTCACCCGATCGGGAATGTTGTGCAGCCGTTGGGGCTCGATCCGTTCGTCGCTGGTGCGGATCGCGCCGGTCGTCGATTCGACGGCAATGCCAAGAATGTTATTCCCCGTATCGGTCAGATGGAGAATCGCCGGGTCGATCCGGCCATTCGGATACAGCATGAGATCGATACGCCCGGATTGGCGCTTGACAGGGCCGGCGGCGATATCGGTAAAACGGACGCTGTCCGGAAGCGAGCGGGGCGCCGCCCAAGAGGCATCCAGCAAGAGCTTTTCCTCTTTCCCCTCCAGCGTCATGGCCCAATAGGTATTGCGATCGATGTCCATATAGAGCTTCACCGGTTTTTGGGTGCTCATCGCAATCCCCTGGAGCGCACGCAGGGCTCCGATCAGCTTCCGTCCGGTGGTGGTCAGATTGTCACCCAGATTCACCTGCGGGATGACGATGCCCAGCACGGCCACGAGCAAAAACATGACGAGCATTATTTCCAGCAGGGTAAACCCCGCTGTGCTCAAGGCACGGGGCGAGGGGCAAGAGGCGAGGGGTGAAGATGTTGTCCCTCCGACTCTATATAAATGGGCAAGAACCTTCTGCCCCGTGCCCCGTGCCTCATGCCTCATGCCTAACATCTAATCCTTATCCAGATTCCAGTTGGTGATGTCGGCATTCACGCCTTCGCCGCCCACTTCGCCGTCTGTGCCAAGGGAGGTGATTTCATAGTCGCCCTTCGGGCTGGGGCTGACATACTTATAGGAATTTCCCCAGGGATCTTCCGGAAGCTTCGGCAGATAGCCGCCAACTTTCCATTTCTTGGGGACCACACCGACCGAGGGTTTCTCGATCAACGCCTTGAGCCCTTGTTCGCTGGAGGGATAGATTCCGTTGTCCAGCTTGTAGAGTTGGAGCGCGCCCTCGATATTTCGGATTTGCACTTTGGCCGCCGTCCGCTTGGCATCATCGGTACGGCCCATGATCCGGGGAACGACCAGGGCCGCGAGAATGGCGAGAATGGCCACCACCACCATGATTTCGATAAAGGTGAAGCCGGCAGATCCCCCGCTGGCGCGAGGCAGGAGGCGCGAGGCAAGGATCTGCCATGGTGTTCTTCCTCTGCGTGTCATTGGTTTGCTTCTCCACTCCTGACGGTCACTCATGCGTAAGCCTCCCTTTCAAACTCATCCCCCCATCACCGATCACGCGTCACGGTTTACCGCACCATCTGGCCCATTTCGAAGATGGGCAACAGAATGGCGACCACGATGAAAAAAACGATCACGCCCATGACGAGAATCATGATCGGCTCCAGCAGCGCGGTAAACCGGGTAATGACTCGCTCGACTTCTCCGTCATAGATTTGGCCGATCCGCCGCAGCATTTCTTCCATTTCGCCGCTGCGCTCGCCGACGGCGATCATGTGTGTGACCAGGGATGGGAATTGGCCGCTGCGCTTCAGCGGGTCGGCGATCGTCTCGCCTTCCCGAATGTTCTGCCTGGCTCCTTCGACGGCTTCTTCCAGGATACGGTTGTTCATGACGCGCTTGGATACATCCAGCGCTTCGAGCAGCTGGACTCCGCTCGAGAGCATTGTCGCCAAGGTTCCCGTGAGCCGTGAAATCGATACCATGCGGGCGACCTCGCCGATCAACGGGATGCGCAAGAGCAGGCGGTCCGCCATGACGTGTCCCGATTCGGTCTGAATATACCGGCGAATCATCAGCCCGCCGCCAAGTACTGCCAGTACCATGACTGGCCAGTAGGTGGAGCAGAAGTGGCTGATCGACATGAGCACGACAGTCGGGAAGGGGAGCGCCTGCTTCATGCTGGTAAAGACCGCGGTGATTTTCGGCACGACAAAGGTCATGAGGAAAAACAGCACGCCGACTCCGACGATCAGCATGAGGGCCGGATAGAGAATGGCGTTGGTCACCTTGTTTCTGAGGGCCTGTTGCTTCTCTAAAAACTCCGCAAGCCGGAAGAGAATCTGGTCCAGCGCGCCGCTTGCCTCGCCGGCCCGCACCATGTGCACGTAGATGGGCGAAAAATCCTTCTCGTAGAATCCCAGCGCATGGCTGAGCGCTTTGCCGCCGCGCACTTGCTCGCGCACATCGGCCAGCAGCGCTTTGGCCTGTTTCTTTTCCATCTGATCGATCAGAACGCCCAATGCATCCACGAGGGGAAGGCCGGCGACGAGCAGGGTGGCAAACTGCCTGGTCAGCATGGCCAAATCTGTCGCGGAGAGCACGGCGGCATGGCCACGCGGACTCTCGGCTGACACATGATCCCGTGTGATGTGGCGGCCGCCGGTTTGGTTTTGTTCCACCACGTCGGTCGGAAATACGCCGTCCTTGCGCAGCTTCAGGCGGGCGACCTTGACGCTTTCGGCATCGATAATGCCAGCGGCCGAACCGCCATCGCTCCGATATCCCCGGTATTGATAGACCGGCATGGCTAGAGTTCGATCTCCTGCTGGGTAATTCGCATCACCTCTTCCATCGTGGTGATGCCTTGGGCCACTTTGGCGGCGCCTTCTTGCTTCAGGGTGATCATGCCTTTGGCCACGGCGGCCTGCTTGATCACCGCGGCGTCGGCTTTCGTCCCGATCAGCCGGCGAATCTCGTCGTCGAGCACCAGGAGTTCATAGATGCCGGTTCGTCCTCGATAGCCGGTTTGCGAGCAGGCCGGGCAGCCCGCGCCTCGATAAAAGGTCATCGGTGTTTTGGCGTCCAGGCCGAGCCTGGCCAGTTCATCGAGGCTGGCTTTGTAGGGGCGTT
The Nitrospira sp. genome window above contains:
- a CDS encoding type II secretion system protein GspJ, producing MSLPALRFKDDAGFTLIEALLAVALLATIGAIVFGSLVTTTQVVDAGRAAATKEQSIRRILRLMAEELSIGVQETTYPWSGMNGTHNGQPADTLAFVTLSDGLGIQAGQETDRLRVIYTREGDRLIRFVRRNLYGLTEESLEQVDLANNVAGFNIRYYSGQSRTWTDEWPAAGPMPAAILVEVTFQEPGTGAEPYMIREWITVGVS
- the gspG gene encoding type II secretion system major pseudopilin GspG; its protein translation is MTRRGRTPWQILASRLLPRASGGSAGFTFIEIMVVVAILAILAALVVPRIMGRTDDAKRTAAKVQIRNIEGALQLYKLDNGIYPSSEQGLKALIEKPSVGVVPKKWKVGGYLPKLPEDPWGNSYKYVSPSPKGDYEITSLGTDGEVGGEGVNADITNWNLDKD
- the gspN gene encoding type II secretion system protein GspN — its product is MDHRGCLMMVWPGKNLAAWKEPLLWIGGGLVTFVLCLGLTFPYSALQTRLIGELRRATGVDVQAAQWSIGFPLALEWRQITVSKPEWPPIQMGTVRAQVSVLKALTGGLMLDLAAQIAPHSPAQGTMTSTVTASSWAFTGPLEMSGKMKQVDLAKLAQPYISRGTLSGEFKHRLENLPTPSSSSFGEGTWKIEATDLLLDQIPMGYGRTFSLALNAVSIGLACREQLCTVTELKGEGLDGSLSGEGTITIQLPIRQSQLALSLTIVPGPGFAAKAGPLGIPPLPPGTPFTFKVRGTLAQARLAL
- the gspF gene encoding type II secretion system inner membrane protein GspF: MPVYQYRGYRSDGGSAAGIIDAESVKVARLKLRKDGVFPTDVVEQNQTGGRHITRDHVSAESPRGHAAVLSATDLAMLTRQFATLLVAGLPLVDALGVLIDQMEKKQAKALLADVREQVRGGKALSHALGFYEKDFSPIYVHMVRAGEASGALDQILFRLAEFLEKQQALRNKVTNAILYPALMLIVGVGVLFFLMTFVVPKITAVFTSMKQALPFPTVVLMSISHFCSTYWPVMVLAVLGGGLMIRRYIQTESGHVMADRLLLRIPLIGEVARMVSISRLTGTLATMLSSGVQLLEALDVSKRVMNNRILEEAVEGARQNIREGETIADPLKRSGQFPSLVTHMIAVGERSGEMEEMLRRIGQIYDGEVERVITRFTALLEPIMILVMGVIVFFIVVAILLPIFEMGQMVR
- the pilM gene encoding pilus assembly protein PilM; amino-acid sequence: MGIATECVGLDIGQTGLKAVRFRRRLSGRETIDYFHHPMPFARPEDLEPARRVQSLRGFLWQNGLYATDRLVTAIPCQDLFVRTLSFPFKDANKLSQVVPFEVENLVPMALEDLTIGSLLLPPGMDAAGDLRLTKGSDVLVTAAPKNKISEHLRFLAEADLEPDAINVDAMALFSVTQYLRQQGGLVPQDLAIIDVGASKTTLCLIHEGRPVVLRTILWGGNHLTHALAARYACSFADAERRKRTLAVQQVEAWLEPLLKELRVTLQAYEGTERGRLSHCWVSGGGAKLKEIGGYLAQHLGLYPVGPRQGFGAASPRAFSIAFGLAIHPKIVRPRWRFKPTPAGLALDLKAVSDAAAPQTATSAQDRRLAILGAVLLGALALADGVVHLTLKEQRVAQLKQALQKQYEQGFGPGAAPGEELDQARFRIASVEKSLSAIDSSQGQLLATMATFIKQLPAGIAVKVRELTIDGGLVLLEGETTSFEAVEKIKQTFSSGSQFKEVAVSETRVGASPNQIVFRMTATAVQP
- a CDS encoding prepilin-type N-terminal cleavage/methylation domain-containing protein, which encodes MASRDPKDDRGFSLLEVLLAMAILAIALPVLLGLRNFDLDLQARSAELTAATLLAQEKLLETELSHAFPIGETTGDFQAPPPGVPATAELANRASGYRWKRSIMPTPLELIREVRIQITWPRGQNEETLEVSTYVFAGLTF
- the gspK gene encoding type II secretion system minor pseudopilin GspK: MQRSTHTVLRPKDERGVALLLALLILTLLTALILEFDAEARREYRDAAAFRDTFKARTLTRAAVQAARAVLQQDFLKDKMAGEAYDAPTDLWAMPITNYAIGDGLLSAQIEDERGKLNLNDLAANAGDELQRKAKIQRFKRLFELMQLNTDLVDALVDWVDQDENAEPTGAESLYYQSQRPPYRAANAPLASLNDLRLVKGFTQDMIDRLARYATVFPQEGNGLVNLNTADPIVIQSLDPAISQAIAAEIVQGRPYKKKEDLDRIGSFQEIGAKLRASQSGYDVKSDFFSSRLSVTVNDVTKTAWAVLHRDPSRGESTVLYLRVF
- a CDS encoding substrate-binding domain-containing protein, translated to MRAHSYHTVRTQSAMVLGLSAVLALACWTTEARAEIAGPLSAVGADASLSHYNPSAQVSGSLKVQGSETMYPLLNRLSLEFQRRQPKVGIEVKGGGSTKAVADFLQPPLSKTGKVMLQEERAKYFTLMTTSRELFDAEVKEFVAQHGYEPTAVPVAVDAVALYVHKDNPLPGLTLDQVDAMFSTTRNRGYKSALTQWGQLGLTEGWEKAPIQLYGRDRKSGTRAFFQEHCLAGGEFMPGLHEDPGAASVILDLSRDQLGIGYSGLGLQASSVRLVPLAEAAGMPFVTPSASTVADQTYPLRRVLYLYIDKDPKTPLPAAAQEFLTFIMSQEGQEAVMKAGFFPLPPVQAAKSAVALGLTSAKSAVQ
- a CDS encoding Slp family lipoprotein; amino-acid sequence: MKFVTLSTLLLAGLTLSACAPTAIFPPDIVKGVDPNFDFARWRMVPNQAEAKKIQLGGRIVNAETKGEKVTVVVAQLPIVEHPAYGPKDTGKRSGEFAVTYQGKVDSTFLQPGNRIMVIGTTHAPMVISVDDLPRSLPTVAATCLHFWKTGGRDIADFPSYGAGYETLEEETVCATTP
- the gspM gene encoding type II secretion system protein GspM, with translation MTPQLRERWKQLATRERTLLMIGGAVTAASLLFVLAIDPLLSTLDRLDRQAAKKHKESGELALLAQDYAAKQARLTKAESRMPAADSGFSLLAFMEDAATTAHIRDRIAGMQPQQQTLPQGYQETAVDLRLEGVQLPELLALLREIEQAPYDLHVRHFQVRPKFDNPMNLDATIRVLSFVKG